The Ignavibacteriales bacterium genome contains the following window.
CCGTGACATGAAATACACGATTTCCCGCTCTTTGAAGTATGGGCAGTCGATACTGCATCAAGCTTCGATTGCTTTTTACTTGTTTTAGTGGGATGAGCCAGCGGTGTAACCTTGTATGATGGTTCTGGTGATACCGCCGCGAATGTTGTTTTCCCCAGTATAGTGCTAACAGTAAGCGATGCTGTTGCCTGTAAAGGAAGTGGATTTTCTGAAACACCAACGCTCAACCCACTTTGTTCGGGGATAATTTTCCCGGTGTGCAACCGCGAGTAGGCAGTTCCAGTTCCGGCATACATTGAAAGGAATTGTCCTGTTTGGCTGAATGACCCAATCACGTTACCATTTACTTTGAGTGACCACGAATTGACAATACAATAATCCGGACTGCCGGGTGTTGTTGAATTGTCGGATGGCCAGGTATCCCGAATCGTAAGGATCCATGTTCCGGCAATCGATTCACCATTAAATATTTGAAGCGACTGAGCTGTTGATCTCGGGCTGGCACTTCCGTGCTGGCTGTTCGGGGATTCGGAATTATACCAGAAGATTAAATTTGCCAACCAGTCATTCCAATCGAATACTTGAACGTGAACAGTTTTTCCTGTTTCCACGTGTGTCAAATCAAGTTCAATATCACCGCGATAATGATGTGTAATGTTGGCATACACATCGAGGTCCTCGATAGTTGTGTTATCTGCAACGGTCATAGTACTTGTTACCGTAATAAGCCCCCAACCACCGTTGCCGTTTGGATCGTAACCAATCGAACGATCGAGCGGTATGGGATCGGTTTTGTTATACTGCGATCCGGCACTACCGCCGCTTGTTGCGGCAAAATTCCATTCCGAGAGTTTGTTAACTACCGCTTGTGTGTACTGTGTATACGCCGGTGTGACAATCGCATTAAACTGTTGAGCTCCTCCAACTGTAATTGTAGAACTCGCCGGTGTGACTGAAAGCGTCTTTCCGGTCAGCGAGATCGATGCGAGCGATGGCAATGTTGAAGAATGTGGCAAATGACAATCTGTACAGAGCGCACTCAGAGTTACTCCTGTATGTGTTGGCGCTGCAACATTGGAACCATTATGACACCTTAGACAGAAATCGTTTCTTGTCCCCGTCCATGGTTGTGTGATATTTTGCGGATCAATCAACAGATTTGTTGTATGATTAAGCAGATGCGGATCGTGGCAATTGCGGCAGAAAACATGCCCATCGGTTGTGCTGAGACTGTCCGGATCGACGTGGCTCGACCGGCTGGTAATGCTTCCACCTAAATATGCAACACGAATATTCTCCATATATCTATTGCTGTAGCTGACATTCGCTCCTCCACCATGACATCCATAGCAGTTGTTTTCTTCATTTCCATCAAGATAGAAATTCGAGAAAAATTTAATCGGTTGTTGATGTCCGTTCGATTGATCGTGGCAGGAATGGCAGCCATCTCCGAGTCCATACCCAGTATGCGCGTTGGTACTTGTTAAGAATGGACGCTTGTCTGATGCAATTTGTCCGCCGAGGCGATACTGCGAATCGGGATTATTGCCATCGTGGCATTTCAAGCACCAGGTTGTTCGGTTATTCCCGATAGATGTGGAATCATTTCGTACACCCGCACTGTCCGGTACAGCTCTCAAGTTTACAACTCCATTAGCGTGTTGGTCGGGATAATCGTTATGACAAATCAAACAATTATTATCGGCGGGTGTAGATAAATTTCCGCTTGAATTGAACGTCAATGGATGATGCGGCTTGCTCGATGAGAAATCTGTTCCTATTGGTCTGCGAGAACCCATTGCAGATTGATGACATCCCAAACAATTTGGACCACCCCCCGCGCCGGAGAAGCCCACGTCGTGCGGATGGCATGTTGTGCAATTTGTGCCGTTGTTATGAGGTTGACCGGTTCCATCTTTTCGGTGATATGCTGTTGTGGTGTGACAAACCTCGCACACACCATCGCGTGTTGCGTCGCCATCGGCGAATGAATTTGCACCCGAAGTAGCCATTAGCTTTACCGAACGTCCGTTGATATTCGTTTTAACAAGTTTCGAATATGCGGAACCGTAGGATCTTTCTTGTTCCTGATGATGCGGATTATGACATGTGGTGCATGCTAATCCGCGATGAGATTCAGCCGCGGGTGCGGTTGAACCGTTGTGGCAACTTAAGCATTTATCGTTAAGCGTAGCCGGTTGATTGGGCGCATTGTATCCAAAATGGCAATCAGCACAGAGATTTGATAATTTTGTTGAATCTCCATGCGGCGCATCGACACTTAATATACTGGATGGTGTTTGTGCCAACGCAAATACCGACGCGATAAGGATGAGTGAGCTGATTAAAATTATTCTTCGTGATTGCATGGGTCCCGTCCTTATTTAAGAAATACCATTTTGTTTGTTTGGGAATATTTATCTCCCACCTGAAGGTGATAGAAATATATTCCCGAGGCAACCTGCGCACCGGCGCTGTTTCTGCCGTTCCACTCTATCGTGTACATTCCGCCTTTATAATCTTCGCTTGCCAGTACAATCACTTCGCGTCCAACGATATCATAAATTTTTAATGTTACCCATCCCGGCTCCGGCAGCGAAAATTTTATCTGCGTTGCAGGATTGAATGGATTTGGAAAATTTTGTTCAAGAGAATATTTTTGAGGTAATCCAGATGGGTCAATTTTAACATCCGTAGTTGTTTCAATCGAATATTCTTTTATGTCGGAACCTGCAGTTGAAGCAATGAATAAATTATTTTTTTCAGAAATTGTTACACCGGCAGGAACTCTGAATTGAACCGCGTGTTTACCGTCTCTCCCAAGAAATCCAATATGGTTGCCTTTATTGTCAAAAATCTGCAGGTGGTTCAAACCCGCGTCGGAGATATAAATTCTATCATCACTGTCTGTGGCAATTCCACTCATTCGCGCAAATGTTCCCACAAACTGCCAAACTCCATCGGTTTGTTTGATGTGTTCACCGAAACCCCTTAAGAATTGTCCGTTTTTCGAAAACACCTGAACCCTTGAATTACCGGCATCAGCAACAAAAATTTCATCTGCCGTTTTGCTTATAGATATTCCGATGGGAAAACGTAACTGTCCCGGATTGTTACCAATCATTCCGATATAAGATTGAACCTCTCCGGCTGCGTTCATAACGGTAACCCGGTGCATTTCACGTTCAACAATAAAAACCGATCCGTCGCCATCTACCGCCAAATCTACAACCGATTGAAATGAGATTCCATGTTGAGAGGAACGATCTATTATAGTTCCAGATTGATCCAGCGTGAGAACATCGTTGCTTGTTCCGACAAGAATATTACCGTCGCTTTTAAAGGCAACGCTCGTGGGAGGTACTTCAAGCGAGATTGCTCTTTGTAGCCGGTGCGCTTCATCGTACAATGAAATTTGTTTTCTGTGAATGTCCGCAACGGCAATTGTTCCGGTTTGGCTTACGGTTACATCAATAGGGCGGAAAAGCTGATGATTCCATGAGCTTTTCAGTGTTATTGGCACACCTGCCGATGTTAAAGATGCCGATAAAATTATTAGATAAAATATATTTTTCAATCGTTTCATAATATCACCCGTTATTTGTTATGGCAGGTTATACATAGAAGTCCCTGGTCTGTTGTTTTTCGTAAGAAAGGAAAAACAATTGGGTTGTGCGGATCATGACAGGACGGACACTCTAACCGACTATTGAATAAAAGTTTTTGTGAAACAGTTCCACCCAAACCACTCGGTTTAGAATCGGGATTAAATAAATCACCTCGTAAGACATCCGGGTGCGAACCATCATATACTATGCTCACAGGATGATCGTTGGTTAGATCTCGGCCGGATGCTCCACCGTATCCTTGACCAATATTCGCACCGGGAAATGATGCGAACGGACTTCCCGGATAATAAACATCTCCTAATTTTGTATATCCACCGGCCATTTGAGGTTGTCCAAGACTCGATGGGTTCAACAACATGTTCATCGGAGTAGAACCATCGTGGCAACTCAAGCACATCAATGAATAACTCCCGCTAAGATCGCTGTTAGAGGGAACACCCATCGTGGGAGATGAATACATTGAAAAAATTGCGTCGCTGGGATTCGATTTATTCCATAGTGGTTTAATAGCACCCTGTGGAGTGTGCGGTGTATGGCAAAAAATACAAACCTGTTTCTCGTTTGTGCTTTGCCATTTTGTTGCACCATCGTTTAAACTCGATAAATCGTGTTTTGACTTAATTACGCTTTGGCATAAAACGATCTGCGAAGCAACGAGAATTCCTATAACGATCTTCTGTAATCGCATAACAATTTTAATAAAATTTATAATAACTATGGTTGTTTTGGGGTGACTCTTATCCACGGTATACCCTCAATTATTATACCACAAGGAAAATCCGAAAAAACAACTGTTTATTGCGGTTCTCTCCTAAGTAATTGAGTTCTATACCCCACCGTGGGTTATATAACACAAACGATTTTATGAGATATGAGAAAAGATAATCGATTTACTCATTTTGGAGTGCGCAATCGGTTAGCTTCCGGGATTTGAATTGATCGTTTTAAAGACCGGAAATTAAATTGTAATCCTATTGAAACTTTGGTTTTTCTTTTTTATCTCTATCTTCTTAAAAACAAAAACGCCCCATTTAGGACGGGGCGTTGATTCTAATTGGAGGTATTGCTACTCATCTGCGGTTTCGCTCACAGCATCCTTTTCTATCGAAACCCTTACCGCGACCTTTCATGTGTCGACCCTCTCCTTTCATTCCGGATAATCCTCGTGGTCCTGCGCCACCGCCTAATTTCATCGAATGGTTCTTCCAGATTTTTTGTTGCTCAGGTGTAAGAATTTTGTTCACACCGAACCAAAAATTAAGATGATTCATTTTCATTTCGTTTTGCAATTTCGAAATTTCATTTATCTTTGATTCTATTTTGCTTTGACTTGGAGAATCTTCGTTCATAAAATCACGCATGTCGATTCTTAATGTTTGGATATTTGATCGTATATCGATTTGCTTTTTCTGCATCTCAGATCTCAGAGATTCGAATTGTTTTTCCTGGTCGGGTTTTAATTCTAATTTCTCAATTATCATTCCCCTGCCAAACGCAGGTCTGCCGAATGGTGCGTCATCATCGTTCCAGCTCGGTTGCGCTGTTGTCAGCGATGCTGCTATCAACATAAAAAAAAGTATTTGCTTCATTCCTTTTTTCCTTTAATGGTTAATTTATTTGCTCTGTTATCTTAGATTACTCAATCCACACAAAGTTTAATTATCGATTATTCAAATAATTTTTAATACTGACAGATTTTTCGTATCTTATTTCAGTCAAATAATCAATCGCCTCGGGTAATAGATACCTGAGGCGTTTTTATTCTCTTATCCCTCATACATTTCGGGCTTGATTATTGATTGATTTTTTAATGAATTATTGATATAAATAGGCATAAAGCACAAATGAATTTTAATAAAAACATTAGAAATATAGCAATTATAGCACACGTCGATCATGGAAAAACGACTCTCGTTGATCACATGCTCAGGCAAACCGGCACGTTCAGAGCAAATCAAGAAGTTGTTAAGCGGGTGATGGACTCTAACGAACTTGAGCGCGAAAAAGGGATCACTATTCTTGCAAAAAACACCGCTGTGTTTTATAAACATAAAGACTCAAACGCTGAAGACACTGTAACAAAGATAAATATTGTTGATACGCCGGGACATACAGATTTCGCCGGTGAAGTTGAACGAACATTAAAGATGGTAGAAGGGGTTCTTTTACTCGTTGATTCCGCCGAGGGTCCGCTTCCCGGTACAAAATTCGTCTTAAAAAAATCACTTGATTTACATTTACAACCGATCGTTGTCATAAATAAAATCGACAGAAAAGATGCGCGTCCACACGAAGTTTTGGATGAAGTGTTTGAATTATTTCTTTCACTCGGAGCCGATAATCAGCAGCTCGACTTTCCAATTATATATGCAATTTCAAAACAGGGGATAGCAAAGAATGAACTTGATGAAGAGAATGTCAATCTTGACCCGTTGTTCGATGCTATAATCAATAAGATACCGCCGCCGCCGAGCAATCTTGATAAATCTTTCAAGATGCTGGTTACCACGATTGATTATAATGATTATTTAGGGCGCCTCGGTATCGGAAGAATCGAGCAGGGTACTATCCGGCTCGGCGGTCCGATGAAGGTTGTGCGCCGTGACGGCACAATAGAAGATGCACGCGTTACAAAAATATATACTTTTGCGGGATTGAAACGAGTTGAAGTAGAAGAAGCAAGTGCGGGCGATATTATAGCACTCGCAGGCATGGAAGATGTTGATATTGGAGAAACTATTGCCGACGCCGCGGATCCGTCCCCTCTTCCTTTCGTTGCAATCGAAGAACCGACTCTGTCGATGAATTTTGTCGTGAATAATTCTCCGTTAGCCGGTCAGGAAGGTAAGTATGTTACAACCAGAAATTTAGGAGAGCGTTTAGCGCGCGAACTTCGTTCTAATGTAAGCTTGCGGGTCGAACTCACGGATAATCCCGACACATTTAAAATTAGTGGTCGGGGGGAATTACACCTCGCAATATTGATTGAAACAATGCGGCGCGAAGGTTTCGAATTTCAGGTTTCCGCACCGGAAGTAATCTACAAACGAATCGACGATGTGTTGTGCGAACCGATGGAACATGTTATTATAGATGTTCCCGATGAATTTGTCGGCATTATAATTGAAAACCTCGGTTCCCGAAAAGGTGTGATGAAAAATCTTCTGCAGATGCAGGGAAATTCACGTGTTGAATTTTTAGTACCTGCCCGTGGGTTGTTGGGATTCCGTTCCGAATTTATGACCGACACAAAAGGAACCGGAATACTTCACCACAACTTTCACGGTTACGAACCGTTCAAAGGTGAAATCTCCACCCGTCATAAAGGAGCGATAGTTCAGCTCGAAGACGGTATGGCAACAGGTTATGCCATGTGGAAGCTTCAGGAAAGAATCAGATTTTTTATTGAACCTGGAGTTCGTGTTTATAAAGGAATGATTGTGGGTGAAAATGCCCGTGAAGAAGATGTCATTGTTAATGTTTGCAAGACCAAACAACTTACAAATATGCGGGCAAGCGGCGCTGATGAGGCAATCCGACTCGAACCACCGCATATTCATACACTTGAACAAGCGATTGAATGGATTTCTAACGATGAATATATCGAAGTAACTCCGAAATCCCTTCGACTCAGAAAAAAATATCTCGATCATAACGAACGGCTGCGAATGTCGAAGAAAAAAGCCGAATCAATTTATGTCGAGTAAAATCGGTTAAAAATGAAAATGTCCCGAGGGGATACTTTTAGCACAAAATTAAAAATATTCCTTAATTCAACACTCCAATAATCTATTTTGCATGACCTTCTCTGAGCGAACCAACTGGCACCTGCAACAAAATAAATTAACAGAGTTATTTGATTCTATGCGTAAGAGTGGCCGACATATTTTAGATCTAACTGTTTCCAATCCAACAGAGTGTGGTTTTATCTATCCTGAAAAAGAGATTTTATCTTCTTTTGAAAACCACTTATCGATGGTGTACGATCCCAACCCCCGTGGACTTCTCAGCGCTCGCCAATCTGTTTCCGAATATTATCAGCAAAAAAATATTACTGTTGATCCTTCGAATATATTTCTAACAACAAGCACAAGCGAGGCGTATTCGATTGCATTTAAATTATTGTGTAATCCAGGCGATTCAGTTCTTGTTCCAAAACCGTCGTATCCCCTCTTCGAATATCTTGCACAAATAAACGATGTTAAACTTCAACATTACAATCTTCGGTATGACGATGAATGGTGTCTTGATAT
Protein-coding sequences here:
- a CDS encoding proprotein convertase P-domain-containing protein, translating into MQSRRIILISSLILIASVFALAQTPSSILSVDAPHGDSTKLSNLCADCHFGYNAPNQPATLNDKCLSCHNGSTAPAAESHRGLACTTCHNPHHQEQERSYGSAYSKLVKTNINGRSVKLMATSGANSFADGDATRDGVCEVCHTTTAYHRKDGTGQPHNNGTNCTTCHPHDVGFSGAGGGPNCLGCHQSAMGSRRPIGTDFSSSKPHHPLTFNSSGNLSTPADNNCLICHNDYPDQHANGVVNLRAVPDSAGVRNDSTSIGNNRTTWCLKCHDGNNPDSQYRLGGQIASDKRPFLTSTNAHTGYGLGDGCHSCHDQSNGHQQPIKFFSNFYLDGNEENNCYGCHGGGANVSYSNRYMENIRVAYLGGSITSRSSHVDPDSLSTTDGHVFCRNCHDPHLLNHTTNLLIDPQNITQPWTGTRNDFCLRCHNGSNVAAPTHTGVTLSALCTDCHLPHSSTLPSLASISLTGKTLSVTPASSTITVGGAQQFNAIVTPAYTQYTQAVVNKLSEWNFAATSGGSAGSQYNKTDPIPLDRSIGYDPNGNGGWGLITVTSTMTVADNTTIEDLDVYANITHHYRGDIELDLTHVETGKTVHVQVFDWNDWLANLIFWYNSESPNSQHGSASPRSTAQSLQIFNGESIAGTWILTIRDTWPSDNSTTPGSPDYCIVNSWSLKVNGNVIGSFSQTGQFLSMYAGTGTAYSRLHTGKIIPEQSGLSVGVSENPLPLQATASLTVSTILGKTTFAAVSPEPSYKVTPLAHPTKTSKKQSKLDAVSTAHTSKSGKSCISCHGR
- the typA gene encoding translational GTPase TypA, giving the protein MNFNKNIRNIAIIAHVDHGKTTLVDHMLRQTGTFRANQEVVKRVMDSNELEREKGITILAKNTAVFYKHKDSNAEDTVTKINIVDTPGHTDFAGEVERTLKMVEGVLLLVDSAEGPLPGTKFVLKKSLDLHLQPIVVINKIDRKDARPHEVLDEVFELFLSLGADNQQLDFPIIYAISKQGIAKNELDEENVNLDPLFDAIINKIPPPPSNLDKSFKMLVTTIDYNDYLGRLGIGRIEQGTIRLGGPMKVVRRDGTIEDARVTKIYTFAGLKRVEVEEASAGDIIALAGMEDVDIGETIADAADPSPLPFVAIEEPTLSMNFVVNNSPLAGQEGKYVTTRNLGERLARELRSNVSLRVELTDNPDTFKISGRGELHLAILIETMRREGFEFQVSAPEVIYKRIDDVLCEPMEHVIIDVPDEFVGIIIENLGSRKGVMKNLLQMQGNSRVEFLVPARGLLGFRSEFMTDTKGTGILHHNFHGYEPFKGEISTRHKGAIVQLEDGMATGYAMWKLQERIRFFIEPGVRVYKGMIVGENAREEDVIVNVCKTKQLTNMRASGADEAIRLEPPHIHTLEQAIEWISNDEYIEVTPKSLRLRKKYLDHNERLRMSKKKAESIYVE
- a CDS encoding T9SS type A sorting domain-containing protein → MKRLKNIFYLIILSASLTSAGVPITLKSSWNHQLFRPIDVTVSQTGTIAVADIHRKQISLYDEAHRLQRAISLEVPPTSVAFKSDGNILVGTSNDVLTLDQSGTIIDRSSQHGISFQSVVDLAVDGDGSVFIVEREMHRVTVMNAAGEVQSYIGMIGNNPGQLRFPIGISISKTADEIFVADAGNSRVQVFSKNGQFLRGFGEHIKQTDGVWQFVGTFARMSGIATDSDDRIYISDAGLNHLQIFDNKGNHIGFLGRDGKHAVQFRVPAGVTISEKNNLFIASTAGSDIKEYSIETTTDVKIDPSGLPQKYSLEQNFPNPFNPATQIKFSLPEPGWVTLKIYDIVGREVIVLASEDYKGGMYTIEWNGRNSAGAQVASGIYFYHLQVGDKYSQTNKMVFLK
- a CDS encoding periplasmic heavy metal sensor, translating into MKQILFFMLIAASLTTAQPSWNDDDAPFGRPAFGRGMIIEKLELKPDQEKQFESLRSEMQKKQIDIRSNIQTLRIDMRDFMNEDSPSQSKIESKINEISKLQNEMKMNHLNFWFGVNKILTPEQQKIWKNHSMKLGGGAGPRGLSGMKGEGRHMKGRGKGFDRKGCCERNRR